The Candidatus Aegiribacteria sp. genome window below encodes:
- a CDS encoding T9SS type A sorting domain-containing protein yields MKYMILCLLSFSLLFAGTSEDLEILSTENSGGIDYVAPPEPLDPATLSDINDPSSAFEYVSPIERATIWGYEGSSVWPDYDWDNDIIVYPGRVGTGQDFDIDEITGDIYAIFDTNHFTGDSLVVYRSQDGGATWSFFIYGSNVDGSISFPKIRVVKDGSGNSWVVMMGVWIESGDNVLWTRRVRTNGTSAVWEQAASDVYYADMDADVGNGAYAYITYVVDETIQSIRAVRNAIGGAGWVDDANIYGNPRVTNPRPAVAAGAGGNVSIALIYDPTSDVPEIRIKRSTDNASSWLASEEVMGSGSWDDLENVDIAYNHSGTQVGWITVTFEFGSNDNFGYYHSANSGVSWAYGSLFSTGKDERLGSIRARKTTGALTVAYNVDPGDSVMFCWAAAGDPTNFTIPLRINDFNATGNWGPCAGWNGSGYSAILYTNFTSNYRLMYDWYSNVGIDDSPEGSVEPGMIRNTPNPFSASTNISFNLAQSSPVTISIYNIAGQLVRTLADNQSFNGGSNSVLWDGNSFSGTAVSPGVYFCRLNADGISQTHRMMMVR; encoded by the coding sequence ATGAAATACATGATACTTTGTTTGCTTTCTTTCAGCCTGCTCTTCGCAGGTACATCTGAAGATCTCGAAATACTCTCGACGGAGAATTCTGGTGGAATAGACTACGTTGCGCCACCGGAACCACTTGACCCTGCAACCCTATCGGATATCAACGACCCCTCTTCAGCATTTGAATACGTTTCCCCCATTGAGAGAGCTACTATCTGGGGATATGAAGGTTCCTCTGTATGGCCCGATTACGACTGGGACAATGACATTATAGTCTATCCCGGTCGCGTTGGTACCGGCCAGGATTTTGATATCGATGAAATCACCGGCGACATCTACGCCATTTTCGATACCAATCACTTCACAGGCGACAGTCTTGTAGTCTACCGCTCACAGGACGGCGGCGCAACCTGGAGCTTCTTCATTTACGGAAGCAATGTTGATGGCAGTATATCTTTTCCGAAGATCCGTGTAGTCAAGGATGGCAGCGGAAATTCATGGGTCGTAATGATGGGTGTCTGGATCGAATCCGGTGACAATGTTCTCTGGACCAGAAGGGTGAGAACCAATGGAACATCAGCAGTCTGGGAGCAGGCGGCCTCTGATGTTTATTACGCTGACATGGATGCAGATGTAGGCAACGGAGCTTACGCTTATATAACCTATGTAGTAGATGAAACAATACAAAGTATTCGGGCTGTAAGGAACGCGATTGGCGGAGCCGGTTGGGTTGACGACGCGAATATTTACGGCAATCCCAGAGTTACTAATCCCCGTCCAGCAGTAGCAGCAGGTGCAGGCGGTAATGTATCAATAGCATTGATTTATGACCCGACAAGTGACGTTCCGGAAATCAGAATCAAGAGAAGTACTGATAATGCTTCAAGCTGGCTCGCTTCAGAAGAGGTAATGGGCTCTGGTAGCTGGGATGATCTTGAGAATGTTGATATCGCTTACAATCATTCTGGCACGCAGGTAGGCTGGATAACGGTTACATTCGAGTTTGGCTCGAATGACAACTTCGGGTACTACCACAGCGCCAACAGCGGTGTGAGCTGGGCATACGGCAGTTTATTCAGCACCGGCAAAGATGAGAGGTTAGGTTCCATCCGAGCACGTAAAACCACCGGAGCTCTTACAGTCGCTTACAATGTGGATCCTGGAGATTCAGTTATGTTTTGCTGGGCAGCGGCTGGTGATCCTACCAATTTCACTATACCCTTAAGAATCAACGATTTCAATGCCACCGGAAACTGGGGCCCATGCGCCGGTTGGAACGGAAGCGGTTATTCGGCAATTCTCTATACTAATTTTACAAGCAACTACAGGCTCATGTACGACTGGTATAGTAATGTTGGAATTGATGACTCACCAGAGGGATCTGTTGAACCCGGCATGATTCGCAATACCCCGAACCCCTTCAGCGCCAGCACGAATATCAGCTTCAATCTCGCGCAGAGCAGTCCTGTTACGATCTCAATCTATAACATTGCCGGACAGCTTGTAAGAACTCTGGCCGATAACCAGAGTTTTAACGGAGGATCAAACTCGGTACTGTGGGACGGCAATAGCTTCAGCGGCACTGCTGTATCTCCCGGTGTGTACTTCTGTCGCCTCAACGCTGATGGCATAAGTCAGACTCATAGAATGATGATGGTAAGATAA